The following proteins come from a genomic window of Halorussus halophilus:
- the glmU gene encoding bifunctional sugar-1-phosphate nucleotidylyltransferase/acetyltransferase: protein MEVPRTQAVVLAAGEGTRIRPLSGSVPKPMLPVADRPLAAHAADAAVRAGASELVFVVGYEADVVREYFGSEYAGVPVEYAVQEEQAGTADAVRAAREYLDGSFVVLNGDNLYDPDGVEELFDAGPAVGAYRVSDPTNYGVLSTQTETATVTNIVEKPADPPTDLANTGAYHFPAEASEWLDVGESERGEYEITDVLARVVDEYDVTAVELDRWLDVGRPWELLEANEWKLGELERDVRGSVHETADLRGPVVVEEGAAIDAGVVVEGPALIRSGASVGPNAYVRGATLLGEGAKVGHSAEVKNSVFMRDATVGHLSYVGDSLLGREVNFGAGTNVANLRHDDQSVQFTVKGERVSTGRRKFGVVVGDGTKTGINSSLNAGVKLSPGSRVAPGEVVLRDR, encoded by the coding sequence ATGGAAGTTCCGCGAACGCAAGCAGTCGTCCTCGCCGCGGGCGAGGGGACTCGCATCCGTCCACTGTCCGGGTCAGTGCCGAAACCGATGTTGCCGGTCGCCGACCGGCCACTCGCTGCCCACGCCGCGGACGCCGCGGTCCGAGCAGGAGCGTCCGAACTCGTCTTCGTCGTCGGCTACGAGGCCGACGTGGTGCGCGAGTACTTCGGGTCGGAGTACGCCGGGGTCCCCGTCGAGTACGCCGTCCAAGAAGAACAGGCTGGAACTGCCGACGCGGTTCGGGCCGCCCGCGAGTACCTCGACGGGTCGTTCGTCGTACTGAACGGTGACAACCTCTACGACCCGGACGGCGTCGAAGAACTGTTCGACGCTGGCCCGGCCGTCGGTGCGTACCGCGTCTCCGACCCCACGAACTACGGCGTCCTCTCGACGCAGACCGAGACGGCGACAGTCACGAACATCGTCGAGAAACCTGCGGACCCGCCGACCGACCTCGCCAACACCGGCGCGTATCACTTCCCAGCGGAGGCCAGCGAATGGCTCGACGTCGGCGAGAGCGAGCGCGGCGAGTACGAAATCACGGACGTTCTCGCCCGCGTCGTAGACGAGTACGACGTGACCGCAGTCGAACTCGACCGCTGGCTCGACGTGGGTCGGCCATGGGAGTTGCTGGAAGCCAACGAGTGGAAATTGGGCGAATTGGAGCGCGACGTGCGCGGAAGCGTCCACGAAACTGCCGACCTGCGCGGCCCAGTCGTCGTCGAGGAGGGCGCGGCAATCGACGCTGGCGTCGTGGTCGAAGGCCCCGCACTGATTCGGTCGGGGGCGAGCGTCGGGCCGAACGCCTACGTTCGCGGTGCGACGCTCCTCGGCGAAGGCGCGAAAGTCGGCCACAGCGCGGAGGTCAAAAATAGCGTCTTCATGCGCGACGCAACCGTGGGTCACCTCAGCTACGTCGGCGACAGCCTACTCGGGCGTGAGGTGAACTTCGGTGCGGGAACGAACGTCGCCAATCTGCGCCACGACGACCAATCGGTGCAGTTCACGGTCAAGGGCGAACGCGTCTCGACGGGTCGCCGGAAGTTTGGCGTGGTCGTGGGTGATGGGACGAAGACCGGCATCAACAGTAGCCTGAACGCTGGCGTCAAACTCTCGCCCGGTTCACGAGTCGCGCCGGGTGAGGTAGTTCTGCGCGACAGGTAG